One part of the Lotus japonicus ecotype B-129 chromosome 2, LjGifu_v1.2 genome encodes these proteins:
- the LOC130735740 gene encoding uncharacterized protein LOC130735740: MSLQLQPLPQQQQQQQQPVQVYPTSVTYQSPPHHSNGSFGSVFVVLAIIIVISAVACFLGRLCSRRGGGGKHAKQQKQPNQHNMRPKEVDIEFGFDKKIAASKPINGHGSGRVHKPISHADMQSFEGRVHKPISHADMKSFEGRSHKPISHADMQSFEMRLGPQGKMRPSA; the protein is encoded by the coding sequence ATGTCTTTACAGCTTCAACCACTGCctcagcaacagcaacagcaacagcagcctGTCCAGGTCTACCCTACCAGTGTTACATACCAGTCACCTCCCCACCATTCAAATGGTTCTTTTGGGTCAGTGTTTGTTGTCCTGGCCATAATAATAGTCATTTCTGCTGTTGCTTGTTTTCTTGGAAGGCTTTGCAGCCGGCGCGGCGGAGGTGGGAAACATGCTAAGCAGCAAAAGCAGCCAAACCAGCACAACATGCGTCCAAAAGAAGTGGATATTGAATTTGGGTTTGACAAGAAGATTGCAGCTTCCAAGCCTATTAATGGACATGGATCAGGTAGAGTGCACAAGCCAATTTCTCATGCTGACATGCAAAGCTTTGAAGGTAGAGTACACAAGCCAATTTCTCATGCTGACATGAAAAGCTTTGAAGGTAGATCACACAAGCCAATTTCTCATGCTGATATGCAAAGCTTTGAAATGAGGCTTGGCCCTCAAGGAAAGATGAGACCAAGTGCATAA